The following are from one region of the Natronosporangium hydrolyticum genome:
- a CDS encoding PQQ-dependent sugar dehydrogenase, with product MLVISSQQPHRSTRWRRALATGVATVVATGGAVATGLLAPQPAAAQVAGFDFTQPDVVATGLEVPWGTTFLPDGSALVAERDDAQLVRVAPGQPAQPVATLPGVDTAGEGGLLGLARAPGDDNWVYAYHTTTTDNRVVRFPVDNPQSAQPVLTGIPRGAFIHHGGRIEFGPDGMLYVATGDAGDPDLSQDLDNLAGAILRVTPEGDVPADNPFPGSPIYAYGLRNVQGMAWDSQGRLWASEFGEDLWDEVNLIEPGGNYGWPICEGPCQPPDSQLIDPALIWAPAEASPSGVAVADDHLFVASLRGRQLWTVPLAGSGPGEPTAVLSGEYGRLRTVTVGPDGWLWIATSNRDGRATPTPADDQVVRFPPTTPPTTPPTTPPTTPPTTPPTTPPTGGCIAEYQVVSDWQGGFQADVSVTNSGDSAGSGWTVSWTFPDGQVVDQLWGGIHSQSGSEVSVTNEAWNGSLSPGAATSFGLLGNGDAGDAAGLACQLH from the coding sequence ATGCTCGTGATCAGCAGCCAGCAACCCCACCGGAGTACGAGGTGGCGCCGGGCCCTGGCGACCGGCGTCGCCACCGTGGTCGCTACCGGCGGCGCGGTCGCCACCGGACTCCTCGCGCCCCAACCGGCCGCCGCCCAGGTGGCCGGCTTCGACTTCACCCAACCTGACGTGGTCGCCACCGGGCTGGAGGTGCCATGGGGGACCACCTTCCTGCCGGACGGATCGGCGCTGGTCGCCGAACGCGACGACGCCCAACTCGTCCGGGTCGCCCCTGGACAGCCGGCGCAACCGGTGGCCACCCTGCCCGGCGTCGACACCGCCGGCGAGGGCGGGCTGCTCGGCCTGGCCCGGGCACCCGGCGACGACAACTGGGTGTACGCGTACCACACCACCACGACCGACAACCGGGTCGTACGCTTCCCGGTCGACAATCCGCAGTCGGCGCAGCCGGTGCTCACCGGGATCCCCCGCGGTGCGTTCATCCACCACGGTGGCCGGATCGAGTTCGGCCCGGACGGGATGCTCTACGTGGCCACCGGCGACGCCGGTGACCCTGACCTCTCCCAGGACCTCGACAACCTGGCCGGGGCGATCCTGCGGGTCACCCCCGAGGGAGACGTCCCAGCCGACAATCCGTTCCCCGGCTCGCCGATCTACGCGTACGGGCTGCGGAACGTCCAAGGGATGGCCTGGGACAGCCAAGGTCGACTGTGGGCGAGCGAGTTCGGTGAGGACCTGTGGGACGAGGTAAACCTGATCGAGCCCGGCGGCAACTACGGCTGGCCGATCTGCGAGGGCCCCTGCCAGCCGCCGGACTCGCAGCTGATCGACCCGGCACTGATCTGGGCTCCGGCGGAGGCCTCCCCGAGCGGCGTCGCGGTCGCCGACGACCACCTGTTCGTAGCGTCGCTACGCGGCCGGCAACTGTGGACGGTGCCGCTGGCCGGCAGCGGCCCCGGCGAGCCGACCGCGGTCCTCTCTGGCGAGTACGGCCGGCTGCGGACGGTGACCGTGGGTCCGGACGGTTGGCTGTGGATCGCCACCAGCAACCGGGACGGCCGGGCGACCCCGACCCCCGCCGACGACCAGGTGGTGCGCTTCCCGCCGACCACCCCGCCGACCACCCCGCCCACCACACCACCGACCACACCGCCCACCACACCGCCGACCACGCCGCCGACCGGCGGCTGTATCGCCGAGTACCAGGTGGTCAGCGACTGGCAAGGCGGCTTCCAGGCCGATGTGAGCGTCACCAACAGCGGCGACAGCGCCGGTAGCGGTTGGACAGTCAGCTGGACCTTCCCCGATGGTCAGGTGGTCGACCAACTCTGGGGCGGCATCCACAGTCAGTCCGGCTCGGAGGTGAGCGTGACCAACGAAGCCTGGAACGGATCGCTGAGCCCGGGCGCCGCCACCAGCTTCGGCCTGCTCGGCAACGGCGATGCCGGCGACGCCGCCGGCCTCGCCTGCCAGCTCCACTAG
- the macS gene encoding MacS family sensor histidine kinase, translating to MGLVPLLWRALAVFRVAALGYALLLIARDAGDYARPAAAWWLAVVMVGWTALVTFLYTAPSRRRWPLLGADLAVAVAILTLSPWVIGPQDQADTLPAVWVAAPVVAWAVRGGWRTGAAAAVIVAAADIAIRADGATIPQTTINATVLLLFVGFITGYVATLAGRAEQQLQAAAEREAATRERERLARSIHDSVLQTLALVQRRGVELGGEAAQLGTLAGAQEATLRALLSDPPRPPGAPASGRSASGRSAEPPADPAGAIMELQAELRARYAGPHTTISGPAEPVPLPAATATELVAAVGAALDNVRIHCGPDTPTWLLVEAEPRQVTVTIRDDGPGIPAGRLAQAAAQGRLGVAQSIEGRLRELGGSAVITSEPGQGTEVELRLPLT from the coding sequence ATGGGACTGGTGCCACTGCTGTGGCGGGCGCTGGCGGTGTTCCGGGTCGCCGCCCTCGGGTACGCCCTGCTGCTGATCGCCCGCGACGCCGGCGACTACGCCCGCCCCGCCGCCGCCTGGTGGCTGGCGGTCGTCATGGTCGGCTGGACCGCGCTGGTCACCTTCCTATACACCGCCCCTTCGCGGCGCCGATGGCCGCTGCTCGGCGCCGACCTGGCGGTGGCGGTGGCGATCCTCACCCTCAGCCCGTGGGTGATCGGCCCGCAGGACCAGGCGGACACGCTGCCGGCGGTGTGGGTGGCGGCACCGGTCGTGGCCTGGGCGGTACGCGGCGGCTGGCGCACCGGCGCGGCCGCCGCTGTGATCGTCGCCGCGGCGGACATCGCCATCCGCGCCGACGGCGCCACCATCCCGCAGACCACCATCAACGCCACCGTGCTGCTGCTCTTCGTCGGCTTCATCACCGGGTACGTGGCGACCCTGGCCGGTCGGGCCGAGCAACAGTTGCAGGCGGCGGCCGAACGGGAGGCGGCGACCCGGGAGCGGGAACGGCTCGCCCGCAGTATCCACGACTCGGTGTTGCAGACCTTGGCGCTGGTGCAACGTCGAGGCGTCGAGTTGGGCGGGGAGGCGGCGCAGCTCGGCACGCTCGCCGGGGCCCAGGAAGCCACCCTGCGGGCGTTGCTCTCCGATCCGCCCCGGCCCCCGGGGGCCCCGGCTTCCGGGCGTTCGGCTTCCGGGCGTTCGGCGGAGCCGCCGGCCGACCCGGCAGGGGCGATCATGGAGCTGCAGGCCGAACTTCGGGCCCGGTACGCCGGGCCGCACACCACCATCTCCGGCCCGGCCGAGCCGGTGCCGCTGCCGGCCGCCACGGCGACCGAACTCGTCGCCGCGGTCGGCGCCGCGCTCGACAACGTCCGAATCCACTGCGGCCCGGACACCCCCACCTGGCTGCTGGTAGAAGCAGAGCCGCGGCAGGTCACGGTCACCATCCGCGACGACGGTCCGGGCATCCCGGCCGGGCGGCTGGCGCAGGCGGCTGCGCAAGGCCGGCTCGGCGTGGCCCAATCGATCGAAGGGCGGCTCCGGGAACTCGGCGGCAGCGCAGTGATCACCTCTGAGCCGGGGCAGGGCACCGAGGTAGAGCTGCGGCTGCCGCTAACCTGA
- a CDS encoding response regulator: protein MAGAESPAEQPIRVMVVDDHPMWRDGVARDLTEAGYEVVATFGEGAQAVRVAAAVRPQVVVLDLHLPDLTGPEVIAGLAETAPQARVLILSASEEQADVLAAVTAGATGYLVKSAGREDFLAAVERTAAGEAVFTPGLAGLVLGEYRRLAAAPTDSSGAGPAPSLTERETEVLRQVAKGLSYKQVAQRLGVSHRTVQNHVQNTLGKLQLHNRVQLTRYAIEQGLDT from the coding sequence ATGGCAGGCGCGGAGAGCCCAGCGGAGCAGCCGATCCGGGTGATGGTGGTGGACGACCACCCGATGTGGCGCGACGGGGTGGCGCGCGACCTCACCGAGGCGGGATACGAGGTCGTGGCCACCTTCGGCGAAGGCGCCCAGGCGGTCCGGGTGGCGGCGGCGGTCCGGCCGCAGGTGGTCGTGCTCGACCTGCACCTGCCCGACCTCACCGGCCCCGAGGTGATCGCCGGCCTGGCCGAGACCGCCCCCCAGGCGCGGGTGCTGATCCTGTCGGCGAGTGAGGAGCAGGCGGACGTGCTGGCGGCGGTCACCGCCGGCGCGACCGGTTACCTGGTCAAGTCGGCGGGGCGGGAAGACTTTCTGGCGGCGGTCGAGCGGACCGCCGCCGGCGAAGCGGTCTTCACGCCGGGCCTGGCCGGGCTGGTGCTGGGGGAGTACCGGCGGCTCGCGGCGGCGCCCACGGACTCGTCGGGTGCCGGTCCGGCGCCGAGCCTGACCGAGCGGGAGACCGAGGTGCTCCGGCAGGTGGCGAAGGGGCTGTCGTATAAGCAGGTCGCGCAGCGGCTCGGGGTCTCGCACCGGACGGTGCAGAATCACGTCCAGAACACGCTGGGCAAGCTACAACTGCACAATCGGGTACAACTCACCCGGTACGCGATCGAACAGGGCCTCGACACCTGA
- a CDS encoding GNAT family N-acetyltransferase, with product MLRIEVEDLSRDDLRQLISDHLVDMHATSPLESVHALDLTGLTEPAVTMWTARDGDLLLGCGALKALSPTAGEIKSMRTATAARGRGVGTALLDHLITEAGVRGYQALYLETGSQDFFAPARRLYARRGFQACGPFGDYQLDPNSVFMTLRLDDPHPRRS from the coding sequence GTGCTGCGAATCGAAGTCGAAGACCTCAGCCGCGACGACCTACGTCAGCTGATTAGTGATCACCTCGTCGACATGCACGCGACCTCACCGCTGGAGAGCGTCCATGCGCTCGACTTGACCGGTCTCACTGAGCCGGCCGTGACCATGTGGACCGCCCGGGACGGCGACCTGCTACTCGGCTGCGGCGCACTCAAGGCGCTCAGCCCCACCGCCGGAGAGATCAAGTCGATGCGTACCGCGACCGCAGCGCGGGGGCGCGGCGTCGGCACCGCGCTACTCGACCACCTGATCACCGAAGCCGGCGTACGCGGCTACCAGGCGCTCTACCTGGAGACCGGCAGCCAGGACTTCTTCGCCCCGGCCCGGCGGCTCTACGCCCGCCGCGGCTTCCAGGCGTGCGGGCCATTCGGCGACTACCAGCTCGACCCGAACAGTGTCTTCATGACCCTCCGGCTCGACGACCCCCATCCGCGCCGCTCATGA
- the lon gene encoding endopeptidase La codes for MTEARATLTLPVLPLDELVALPGMVVPIPLDDAEARSAIEAARAARAEDDQSAQILLVPRVDGKYAGSGALGVIEQVGRFPGGERGAVIRATARVSIGAGTTGPGAALWVEADRVAEQAEDDPSLPELTRDYRAVLTTMLQQRGAWQMIDSLRQVADAAALADLAGYASYLTREQKVWLLETPEVPARLTKLVEWTRAHLAELEVAESINQDVKEGMERQQKEFLLRQQLAAIRKELAELSGDPASEEQDYRARVEAAELPEHVRKAALSEVDKLERTSDQSPEVGWIRTWLDTVLDLPWQERSEDAYDIPGARAVLEADHAGLADVKERIIEYLAVRKRREERGLGVVGGRRSGAVLALVGPPGVGKTSLGESVARAMGRSFARVALGGVRDEAEIRGHRRTYVGALPGRIVRAVSDAGTMNPVILLDEVDKLGADYRGDPTAALLEVLDPAQNHTFRDHYLDVELDLSDVVFLATANVLEMIPAPLLDRMELVQLDGYTEDEKVTIAQRHLLPRQLERAGLTADEVQVDDSALRLLAREYTREAGVRELERSVARVLRKTAAKLAVEEIPVPVSVGAEALRPLLGRPKHTPETAERTALPGVATGLAVTGVGGDVLFVEASLADPETGPTDITLTGQLGDVMKESARIALSYLRSHGVELELPVGDLAARGVHIHVPAGAIPKDGPSAGVTMTTALASLLSGRPARAEVGMTGEVSLTGRVLPIGGVKQKVLAAHRAGLTTVLLPQRNEPDLDEVPAEVREELTIHLVSDVRQVLELALEPARAALAAA; via the coding sequence GTGACTGAAGCGCGAGCCACCCTGACCCTGCCGGTGCTGCCGCTGGATGAACTGGTGGCGCTGCCCGGCATGGTGGTTCCCATCCCGCTGGACGATGCCGAGGCCCGGTCCGCGATCGAGGCTGCCCGCGCCGCTCGGGCCGAGGACGACCAGTCCGCGCAGATCCTGCTCGTGCCCCGGGTCGACGGCAAGTACGCCGGGTCCGGCGCGCTCGGCGTGATCGAGCAGGTCGGCCGATTCCCCGGTGGCGAGCGGGGCGCGGTGATCCGGGCGACCGCCCGGGTCTCGATCGGCGCCGGCACCACCGGCCCGGGCGCGGCCCTGTGGGTCGAGGCCGACCGAGTGGCTGAGCAGGCCGAGGACGACCCGAGTCTGCCTGAGTTGACCCGCGACTACCGCGCCGTGTTGACCACGATGCTGCAGCAGCGCGGCGCCTGGCAGATGATCGACTCGCTGCGGCAGGTGGCGGATGCGGCAGCGTTGGCAGACCTGGCCGGGTACGCGTCGTACCTGACCCGGGAGCAGAAGGTCTGGCTGCTGGAGACGCCGGAAGTGCCGGCGCGGCTGACGAAGCTGGTCGAGTGGACCCGGGCGCACCTGGCCGAGCTGGAGGTGGCCGAGAGCATCAACCAGGACGTCAAGGAGGGCATGGAGCGGCAGCAGAAGGAGTTCCTGCTGCGGCAGCAGCTCGCCGCGATCCGTAAGGAGTTGGCGGAGCTCTCCGGCGATCCCGCCTCCGAGGAGCAGGATTACCGGGCCCGGGTGGAGGCCGCTGAGCTGCCCGAGCACGTCCGCAAGGCGGCTCTGTCCGAGGTGGACAAGTTGGAGCGGACCTCGGACCAGTCGCCCGAGGTCGGGTGGATCCGCACCTGGCTGGATACCGTGCTCGACCTACCCTGGCAGGAACGTTCCGAGGACGCGTACGACATCCCGGGGGCGCGGGCGGTGCTGGAGGCCGACCACGCCGGGCTGGCGGACGTGAAGGAGCGGATCATCGAGTACCTGGCGGTGCGTAAGCGCCGCGAGGAGCGCGGTCTCGGCGTCGTGGGCGGTCGCCGCAGCGGTGCCGTGTTGGCGCTGGTCGGCCCGCCGGGGGTCGGTAAGACCTCGTTGGGTGAGTCGGTGGCCCGGGCGATGGGCCGCTCGTTCGCCCGGGTGGCGCTCGGCGGTGTCCGGGACGAGGCCGAGATCCGTGGCCACCGGCGTACCTACGTCGGGGCGTTGCCCGGTCGGATCGTCCGGGCGGTCAGTGACGCCGGCACGATGAACCCGGTGATCCTGCTCGACGAGGTGGACAAGCTGGGCGCCGACTATCGCGGCGACCCGACCGCGGCGCTGCTGGAGGTGCTGGATCCGGCCCAGAACCACACCTTCCGTGACCACTATCTCGATGTCGAGCTGGACCTCTCCGATGTGGTCTTTCTGGCCACCGCGAACGTGCTGGAGATGATCCCGGCGCCGCTGCTGGACCGGATGGAGCTGGTGCAGCTGGACGGGTACACCGAGGACGAGAAGGTCACTATCGCCCAGCGGCATCTGTTGCCGCGGCAGCTGGAGCGCGCCGGGCTGACCGCCGACGAGGTGCAGGTCGACGACTCCGCGCTGCGGTTGCTGGCCCGCGAGTACACCCGCGAGGCGGGGGTGCGGGAGCTGGAGCGTTCGGTGGCCCGGGTGCTGCGTAAGACCGCGGCGAAGCTGGCGGTCGAGGAGATCCCGGTGCCGGTCTCGGTCGGCGCCGAAGCGCTGCGGCCGCTGCTGGGTCGGCCGAAGCACACTCCGGAGACTGCGGAGCGCACCGCGCTGCCCGGGGTGGCGACCGGGCTGGCGGTCACCGGCGTCGGTGGTGACGTGCTCTTCGTGGAGGCGTCGTTGGCCGATCCGGAGACTGGACCCACCGACATCACGCTCACCGGCCAGCTCGGCGACGTGATGAAGGAGTCGGCGCGGATCGCGCTGTCCTATCTGCGTTCGCACGGCGTGGAGCTGGAGCTGCCGGTCGGTGACCTGGCCGCGCGGGGGGTCCACATCCACGTGCCGGCCGGGGCGATCCCGAAGGACGGGCCCAGCGCCGGGGTCACCATGACCACCGCGCTGGCGTCGCTGCTATCCGGGCGGCCGGCGCGGGCTGAGGTCGGCATGACCGGTGAGGTGTCGTTGACCGGTCGGGTGCTGCCGATCGGTGGGGTGAAGCAGAAGGTGCTCGCCGCGCATCGGGCAGGTCTGACCACTGTGCTGCTGCCGCAGCGTAACGAGCCGGATCTGGATGAGGTGCCGGCGGAGGTCCGGGAGGAGCTCACCATCCACCTGGTGAGCGACGTCCGGCAGGTGCTGGAGTTGGCGCTGGAGCCCGCCCGCGCCGCCCTGGCGGCGGCCTAA
- a CDS encoding helix-turn-helix domain-containing protein yields MTGSSTTGSAHRPHSAGLHPIAATVRTLPDLARLLRALRRREARRRGGAELTYRELGERAGWSHTVVADYLTGKTLPPTDRFDALVQLLGAGPAEQGMLATARDRVHDHRRGRHRPVPPPSPGSPGSLGSPPSPGLPARPDPPRAPQLPPGPAKLLGRERELTEIARHARVNRRGGARVLVALTGPPGVGKSALAQHAAHRLTSRYPDGQLYADLADRHGAPIPVGTILAQLLSGLAGAPEPENADVDSLAARYRTLLHRRRMLVLLDNATEPGQVRPLLPGGDCLVLVTSRCRLNGLVAHDGARRLSVEPLAAEPARDLLGGIIGAGRVAAEPVAAAELTHRCGGLPVALHAAGARLADQPDLPIVDYLAALVDAEDPLSLLDGPDPDRPGPLRRALASACHGLPAHAALVLREVSLARTDLAQSTAAPVTGLDPATTRSALSTLVARSLLQRTPDGRYQINPIIRAYAAAPARQSALD; encoded by the coding sequence GTGACTGGATCCTCGACCACAGGCTCGGCCCACCGTCCGCACTCCGCCGGACTCCACCCGATCGCCGCCACCGTGCGGACACTGCCCGACCTGGCCCGCCTGCTGCGCGCGCTGCGTCGCCGCGAGGCGCGACGCCGCGGCGGCGCCGAACTCACCTACCGGGAGCTCGGCGAACGGGCCGGCTGGAGCCACACGGTGGTAGCCGACTACCTCACCGGAAAGACTCTCCCCCCGACCGACCGGTTCGACGCGCTGGTGCAGCTGCTCGGCGCCGGGCCAGCCGAGCAGGGCATGCTCGCCACCGCCCGCGACCGAGTTCATGATCACCGGCGGGGCCGGCACCGGCCAGTGCCCCCGCCCTCCCCGGGGTCGCCAGGGTCGCTGGGGTCGCCCCCCTCCCCGGGCTTGCCGGCGCGGCCGGACCCGCCGCGGGCGCCACAGCTGCCACCCGGGCCGGCGAAGCTCCTCGGTCGAGAGCGGGAACTCACCGAAATCGCGCGTCACGCCAGGGTGAACCGCCGCGGCGGTGCGCGCGTCCTGGTGGCGCTCACCGGCCCGCCCGGCGTCGGTAAGAGCGCACTGGCCCAGCACGCCGCCCACCGACTCACCAGCCGCTACCCGGATGGCCAGCTCTACGCCGATCTGGCCGATCGGCACGGGGCGCCGATCCCAGTCGGCACCATCCTCGCCCAGCTCCTCAGCGGCCTGGCCGGCGCCCCGGAACCCGAAAACGCCGATGTGGACTCGCTTGCCGCCCGGTACCGTACCCTGCTCCACCGGCGACGGATGCTGGTGCTACTGGACAACGCCACCGAACCGGGTCAGGTCCGGCCACTGTTGCCGGGCGGCGACTGCCTCGTCCTGGTGACCAGCCGGTGCCGGCTCAACGGACTGGTCGCCCACGACGGCGCCCGCCGGTTGTCGGTCGAGCCGCTGGCTGCCGAACCGGCGCGGGATCTCCTCGGCGGGATCATCGGCGCCGGGCGGGTGGCCGCGGAGCCGGTGGCGGCAGCCGAGCTGACCCACCGCTGCGGTGGCCTGCCGGTCGCGCTGCACGCGGCCGGCGCCCGGCTGGCAGACCAACCGGATCTGCCGATTGTGGACTACCTCGCGGCGCTGGTCGACGCCGAGGACCCGCTGAGTCTGCTCGACGGTCCCGACCCGGACCGTCCCGGGCCACTCCGCCGCGCGCTCGCCAGCGCCTGCCACGGTCTGCCGGCGCACGCGGCGCTAGTGCTGCGGGAGGTGAGCCTCGCCCGAACCGACCTTGCCCAGTCGACGGCCGCACCGGTCACCGGCCTCGACCCGGCGACCACCCGGAGCGCCCTATCCACTCTGGTCGCGCGCAGCCTGCTGCAGCGTACGCCGGACGGCCGGTACCAGATCAACCCGATCATCCGGGCCTACGCCGCGGCGCCGGCCCGCCAGTCCGCTCTGGACTGA
- a CDS encoding S1 family peptidase: MARHRTTTTTLFRAAMVTVAATALAVTSGAAANAQQVTGGTAPAGNQVAPNQDRSAEVGEATLLAALQRDLDLTEAQAQRLMATQDTVVATDAELQEELGEAYVESRFDAASGTLTVAVTDAAAAETVTVAGAEAEVVGDRLAELTGITDELDALAESDPAAVAGIVSWSVDLAADQVVVTVLADQAAETAAVTGQFGSAVQVETTEAAPSLTQDLPYLDGGLAYNTAAGGCSTGFNLSQGYVLTAGHCHTVGLTASAFGQTIGPVAHRNFPGADYAAIRVTNSYWIQGPWVWLYPGFFTIVGNASPTSGTAVCSSGRTTGLTCGTVTGTGESVNFGGTVVNNLIRHSACVRQGDSGGPTFTTNGFAVGTNTGAQLIGGNCTNPPVSWSYPTTTSLAAYQSLYGASLLTG; encoded by the coding sequence GTGGCCAGACATCGGACCACAACAACCACGCTGTTCCGGGCAGCGATGGTGACGGTCGCCGCGACTGCGCTCGCGGTGACCAGCGGCGCCGCCGCCAACGCGCAGCAGGTCACCGGCGGTACGGCACCGGCCGGCAATCAGGTGGCGCCGAATCAGGACCGGTCGGCGGAGGTCGGCGAAGCCACCCTGCTGGCGGCGCTGCAGCGGGACCTGGACCTGACCGAGGCGCAGGCGCAGCGGCTGATGGCGACTCAGGACACGGTGGTCGCCACCGACGCCGAGCTGCAGGAGGAGCTCGGCGAAGCCTATGTCGAGTCCCGGTTCGACGCGGCGAGCGGCACCCTGACGGTGGCGGTGACTGACGCGGCCGCCGCCGAGACGGTAACGGTGGCCGGCGCCGAGGCCGAGGTGGTGGGTGACCGGCTCGCCGAGCTCACCGGGATCACCGACGAGCTGGACGCGCTCGCCGAGTCCGACCCGGCGGCGGTCGCCGGCATCGTCTCGTGGAGCGTTGATCTCGCCGCCGACCAGGTGGTCGTGACCGTGCTGGCGGACCAGGCGGCCGAGACGGCGGCGGTGACCGGCCAGTTCGGCAGCGCGGTGCAGGTCGAGACGACCGAGGCGGCGCCGTCGCTCACCCAGGATCTGCCCTACCTGGATGGCGGCCTCGCCTACAACACCGCTGCCGGCGGTTGCTCCACCGGGTTCAACCTGAGCCAGGGCTATGTGCTCACGGCCGGGCACTGCCACACGGTGGGGCTGACCGCCAGCGCCTTCGGCCAGACCATCGGGCCGGTCGCGCACCGTAACTTCCCGGGCGCGGACTACGCCGCGATCCGGGTGACCAACTCGTACTGGATCCAGGGCCCCTGGGTGTGGCTCTATCCCGGGTTCTTCACCATCGTCGGTAACGCAAGCCCGACCTCGGGTACGGCGGTGTGCAGCTCAGGGCGGACCACCGGCCTGACCTGCGGCACCGTGACCGGCACCGGGGAGTCGGTGAACTTCGGCGGCACCGTGGTGAACAACCTGATCCGGCACTCGGCGTGTGTCCGCCAGGGTGACTCGGGCGGTCCGACCTTCACCACCAACGGGTTCGCGGTCGGGACCAACACCGGGGCGCAGCTGATCGGTGGCAACTGCACCAACCCGCCGGTCTCGTGGTCGTACCCGACGACCACCTCGCTCGCGGCGTACCAGTCGCTCTACGGCGCCTCCCTGCTGACCGGCTAA